A region from the Mya arenaria isolate MELC-2E11 chromosome 2, ASM2691426v1 genome encodes:
- the LOC128207733 gene encoding transmembrane protein 178B-like isoform X1 translates to MSHSSLGTGLLVAATVFGLIGAILLSVSFATDHWTEVAVNVSALGIETRTARVADPSVGRHITDRHSGMWRECYPGRDTQFLENLANYEPELIDKYCFFVKYNIPEERNNNDWSNDYLSRIHLLRCWMAFFIVALVVFLVAYIFGLVLCCWRQSKWAYIAGLCAYIAAFSTAASIAFFHGAEYLERNKILDEDPYTGKFWYNWPSEVQSATDREYGYSYIIGWLAMFFAALTATFYSIAGCYIGEERYQDRDYYDKHSRSHEYLDRSYPMPLEPPYKEQYYGYPQQGPYLYDMDARQPLPAIQYGPEPAAYRWG, encoded by the exons atgagCCACAGTTCTCTTGGGACGGGTCTGCTGGTGGCGGCGACCGTTTTCGGGCTCATCGGTGCCATACTGCTGTCGGTGTCGTTCGCCACGGATCATTGGACGGAGGTGGCCGTCAACGTTTCGGCACTAGGCATAGAGACGCGAACGGCACGGGTGGCAGACCCCTCTGTGGGGCGGCACATCACTGATCGCCACAGTGGCATGTGGCGCGAGTGCTACCCCGGCCGTGACACACAGT ttctgGAGAACCTGGCCAACTACGAGCCTGAGTTGATAGACAAGTACTGCTTCTTCGTTAAGTACAACATCCCTGAGGAACGCAACAACAATGACTGGAGTAACGACTACCTCTCTAGAATAC ATTTACTACGATGTTGGATGGCGTTCTTTATCGTGGCGCTGGTCGTGTTTCTAGTCGCCTACATCTTTGGACTGGTGCTGTGCTGCTGGCGACAATCGAAGTGGGCTTATATCGCAGGACTCTGCGCTTACATAGCTG CATTCAGCACGGCGGCGTCTATCGCGTTCTTTCATGGCGCTGAGTACCTTGAACGGAACAAGATCCTGGACGAAGACCCCTACACCGGCAAGTTCTGGTACAACTGGCCTTCC GAGGTTCAGAGCGCAACTGACCGGGAGTACGGCTACTCCTACATCATTGGCTGGTTGGCCATGTTCTTTGCCGCCCTCACAGCCACGTTCTACTCTATCGCCGGCTGCTACATAGGCGAGGAGAGATACCAAGACAGG GATTACTACGACAAGCACTCTCGGTCACATGAATACCTGGACCGCAGCTACCCGATGCCCCTGGAGCCGCCCTACAAGGAGCAGTACTACGGATACCCACAGCAGGGACCTTATCTGTACGACATGGACGCCCGCCAGCCACTTCCGGCCATCCAGTACGGCCCCGAGCCCGCTGCTTACCGCTGGGGATAG
- the LOC128207723 gene encoding uncharacterized protein LOC128207723: MHRATERRWVNFFLFMLVSAAVFQLLGFVLPNWLRAHFMWSRRRAAQDYALWYVTQCEGVNWTCTIRSYHRLYDWTRGKYIFDGIELLLDADIVASAQVLYTLGLLLLLVAFLPLTVRRRLIVSKRTKADPANYGLLTVAGFAFFSGLFVMIAAGKMGTASVEHRNGRGAPVALGFAAAGGAIALMTGIFVLMRVFLKGYCPDCTPVSRDIDMHETTNQVDVMVSTEKTDVLRRQSDPIP; encoded by the exons ATGCACCGGGCGACCGAGAGACGATGGGTGAACTTCTTCCTCTTCATGTTGGTGTCGGCGGCGGTATTTCAGCTGCTAGGCTTTGTGTTACCCAACTGGCTGCGCGCACATTTCATGTGGAGTCGGAGGCGAGCGGCTCAGGACTACGCGCTATGGTACGTGACGCAGTGTGAGGGCGTCAACTGGACGTGCACCATTCGTTCCTATCACCGCCTGTACGACTGGACCCGCGGAAAGTACATCTTTGACGGCATAGAGCTCT TGCTGGATGCAGATATAGTGGCATCAGCCCAGGTGCTTTACACGTTGGGTCTGTTGCTCCTCCTGGTGGCATTCCTGCCCCTTACGGTGCGCCGAAGGCTAATCGTCTCCAAGCGCACCAAAGCCGACCCCGCCAACTACGGTCTTCTTACAGTCGCTGGTTTCGCTTTCTTCTCCG gcCTATTTGTGATGATTGCCGCCGGAAAAATGGGTACAGCGAGTGTAGAGCACCGGAACGGACGTGGCGCACCTGTCGCCCTGGGGTTTGCTGCCGCAGGTGGAGCCATCGCTCTCATGACAGGCATATTCGTCCTAATGCGGGTGTTCCTGAAGGGCTACTGTCCTGACTGCACACCGGTGTCACGTGACATAGACATGCACGAAACAACCAATCAGGTGGATGTAATGGTGTCAACGGAAAAAACGGATGTCCTCCGTCGCCAAAGCGACCCGATTCCGTAG
- the LOC128207733 gene encoding transmembrane protein 178B-like isoform X2, whose translation MGRSSCGTCMIVSATILGPVVMVLLAVSFATDHWQDFQVKEGSLGAYRTLRDSNPVLARYTHDRNRGFWRECYSGNDTIFLENLANYEPELIDKYCFFVKYNIPEERNNNDWSNDYLSRIHLLRCWMAFFIVALVVFLVAYIFGLVLCCWRQSKWAYIAGLCAYIAAFSTAASIAFFHGAEYLERNKILDEDPYTGKFWYNWPSEVQSATDREYGYSYIIGWLAMFFAALTATFYSIAGCYIGEERYQDRDYYDKHSRSHEYLDRSYPMPLEPPYKEQYYGYPQQGPYLYDMDARQPLPAIQYGPEPAAYRWG comes from the exons ATGGGCAGAAGCTCTTGTGGGACATGTATGATAGTGAGTGCGACGATTCTGGGACCGGTGGTGATGGTGCTGCTGGCGGTCTCGTTCGCCACGGACCACTGGCAGGATTTCCAGGTTAAGGAGGGCTCCTTGGGTGCGTATCGAACACTGAGGGACAGTAACCCCGTCCTTGCCCGCTACACACACGATAGGAATCGGGGCTTTTGGAGGGAGTGCTACTCCGGCAACGACACAATCT ttctgGAGAACCTGGCCAACTACGAGCCTGAGTTGATAGACAAGTACTGCTTCTTCGTTAAGTACAACATCCCTGAGGAACGCAACAACAATGACTGGAGTAACGACTACCTCTCTAGAATAC ATTTACTACGATGTTGGATGGCGTTCTTTATCGTGGCGCTGGTCGTGTTTCTAGTCGCCTACATCTTTGGACTGGTGCTGTGCTGCTGGCGACAATCGAAGTGGGCTTATATCGCAGGACTCTGCGCTTACATAGCTG CATTCAGCACGGCGGCGTCTATCGCGTTCTTTCATGGCGCTGAGTACCTTGAACGGAACAAGATCCTGGACGAAGACCCCTACACCGGCAAGTTCTGGTACAACTGGCCTTCC GAGGTTCAGAGCGCAACTGACCGGGAGTACGGCTACTCCTACATCATTGGCTGGTTGGCCATGTTCTTTGCCGCCCTCACAGCCACGTTCTACTCTATCGCCGGCTGCTACATAGGCGAGGAGAGATACCAAGACAGG GATTACTACGACAAGCACTCTCGGTCACATGAATACCTGGACCGCAGCTACCCGATGCCCCTGGAGCCGCCCTACAAGGAGCAGTACTACGGATACCCACAGCAGGGACCTTATCTGTACGACATGGACGCCCGCCAGCCACTTCCGGCCATCCAGTACGGCCCCGAGCCCGCTGCTTACCGCTGGGGATAG